The Niabella beijingensis genomic interval TATGAGCAATGCCACGGCTGCCGCGATCTCAAGGATGCCGGTACCATATACAAGTGCCGTTCTGGCCGGAACAAAGGCGGGCAGCATCATTGACATCCCCTTTGCAAAAGCAAAGTGTCCGGCCGCGGTAAACAGTAACATCGCAGCCATTGCGATCCTGCCGGCTGCTGCAGGCGAATAATGCCCCTTAAAAATCCTCCCCGCTACAAGGGCCCCTGCAAATACCGTTATCAAAATTATTACTGGTTTCATTGTTTTTTTACAAAGTTCCGGCACCCGGAAACGTCAGACAATGAACCCGGGTTAATAAATCTGCTTGCGGATGCGGCTCAGTGCCTGGGGTGTAATGCCGATGTAGGACGCAATGTATTTTAACGGGATCCTTTGCAGCAGTTCCGGCTGTCCGGTAAAAAGATTCAGGTAACGTTGCCGGGCCGTTTCATTCAGCAATGAGAGTTCCCGCCGGGATTTTTTAAGGAACAGCTCCTCTCCCGCATATCTTCCAATAGCGTTGCCCGCTGCTGTTTGCCGGTACACATCCTGCAGGTCTTTATAGGTCAGCCGCCAGAGTACCGTCTCCGTAAGGGTTTCAATATGATAACCGCAGGGCGATTGCGTAAGGAATGAGTCATAGCCGCTTACAAAACCGTTGGCAAAGGCAAAAGAAAACGTAA includes:
- a CDS encoding Crp/Fnr family transcriptional regulator; translation: MEQIRKIFEEKVPLSDADWMLFASKLVRQPFRKKTLLLKTGQTERYLSFVEKGVVRFYMEREERELTFSFAFANGFVSGYDSFLTQSPCGYHIETLTETVLWRLTYKDLQDVYRQTAAGNAIGRYAGEELFLKKSRRELSLLNETARQRYLNLFTGQPELLQRIPLKYIASYIGITPQALSRIRKQIY